A genomic segment from Necator americanus strain Aroian chromosome III, whole genome shotgun sequence encodes:
- a CDS encoding hypothetical protein (NECATOR_CHRIII.G11571.T1) yields MIACLHASDGGRDFSIRPLIPSSPPVFPSSSFGYRLEPPTWSEELVNRICRSCSSRFTDSRSIGSSSSACDALQAPKGLIPARELMASMIPLKHGSNDKGGLFTGLPGGHVCPSLRRPADRLAQRNLRSLSRWSRKKPPGRKRKFWTEVMKEDLRTLGVDGQFRRDVRFRRIWKSDEWIDSVQALAEDWESWAIFEDATCRRRCR; encoded by the exons atgatagcgtgtctccacgcgTCAG AcggaggaagagatttcagcattcgTCCGTTAATTCCGTCATCTCCACCAGTTTTTCcatcttcatcttttggatacagactaGAGCCTCCGACTTGGTCGGAGGAACTCGTCAACCGCATATGTCGCTCATGCTCTAGtcgcttcaccgacagccgcTCCATTG GGTcttcatcttccgcttgcgatGCTCTTCAGGCGCCAAAAGGGCTGATCCCTGCACGTGAgttgatggcgtcgatgattcctcttaaacacGGAAGCAATGATAAGGGCGGTCTGTTCACAGGTCTACCAGGCGGTCACGTTTGTCCAAG TCTgaggagaccagcagatcgccttgcTCAACGAaatctgaggagtttgtctcGTTGGAGCAGGAAGAAACCACCTGGTCgcaaacggaagttctggactgaggtgatGAAAGAGGACCTCAGGACACTGGGGGTTGATGGACAGTTCAGGCgggacgtaaggtttcgcaggatatggaaaagcgacgaatggattgattccgtgcaagctctcgcTGAAGATTGGGAAAGCTGGGCAATATTCGAGGACGCCACATGTCGGCGAAGATGCAGATAA
- a CDS encoding hypothetical protein (NECATOR_CHRIII.G11576.T2) — MSIQQVFIISRAGSLIYDWEAKSDVTEVERICEYPLDIILEEIDQKAVVVFGEKDGVKLRYYVTGVNGFKVSGTKFFSNGVEHSIFKYLEDESNYPVSIRFSPPSVSTNEKIILSSMFHSLFTIAVQLSPAARSSGIEIMETSQFRLSCLQSRTGVKFVVVTTPSTGIPVESLLNKLYELYADYALKNPFYAIDMPIRCSKFEEGLKSLLERVDKNSSSVTI; from the exons ATGTCAATTCAACAGGTCTTCATTATAAGTAGAGCTGGAAGTTTGATATACGATTGGGAGGCTAAGTCAGATGTG ACTGAGGTAGAGAGGATATGCGAGTACCCACTCGATAtcattctggaagaaattgacCAGAAGGCGGTAGTGGTTTTCGGAGAAAAGGACGGTGTCAAATTGAG GTACTACGTCACAGGTGTTAATGGCTTTAAAGTCTCTGGAACTAAGTTCTTTTCGAATGGTGTTGAGCACagcattttcaaatatttagaaGATGAGTCGAATTATCCT GTGAGCATACGGTTTTCGCCTCCTTCTGTATCGACGAACGAAAAAATTATCTTGTCATCTATGTTTCATTCCTTGTTCACTATAGCAGTACAGCTGAGCCCAGCTGCTAGGAGCTCAGGAATCGAG ATCATGGAGACAAGTCAGTTCCGTCTTTCTTGCTTGCAAAGCCGGACTG GGGTGAAATTTGTCGTTGTAACAACTCCTTCCACTGGTATTCCTGTTGAATCGCTTCTTAACAAACTCTACGAGTTGTACGCAGATTATGCattaaaaaatcctttttacGCCATTGATATGCCTATCAG GTGCTCCAAGTTTGAAGAAGGGCTCAAATCTCTTCTAGAGCGGGTAGACAAGAACTCAAGTTCGGTCACCATATAG
- a CDS encoding hypothetical protein (NECATOR_CHRIII.G11576.T3), producing MANTVSGEVSNLSAVFRSFEDSCLASERIQDNTSKLIELDIRRQKIREASRLLKNPRQEPTTWISLTESLMMEFPTQDCSKILQDSMNKTEDDYAFVNKQGIRAQTNQYVGVFHFSKILISSCYVDQISISLMSIQQVFIISRAGSLIYDWEAKSDVTEVERICEYPLDIILEEIDQKAVVVFGEKDGVKLRYYVTGVNGFKVSGTKFFSNGVEHSIFKYLEDESNYPVSIRFSPPSVSTNEKIILSSMFHSLFTIAVQLSPAARSSGIEIMETSQFRLSCLQSRTGVKFVVVTTPSTGIPVESLLNKLYELYADYALKNPFYAIDMPIRCSKFEEGLKSLLERVDKNSSSMTVETSFSFLSKIPDQCGYLVFADGAVVKSDGDLSNREGIMHVVEKIVGVPNTTMLPNTKFNQLTISYPDHFYTISQSGKYTFVVKRKVHS from the exons ATGGCAAATACGGTTAGTGGAGAAGTGAGCAACCTTTCTGCTGTATTCCGAAGTTTCGAAGACTCTTGCCTGGCCTCAGAAAG AATTCAGGATAACACTTCCAAGCTTATCGAGTTGGACATCCGAAGGCAGAAAATTCGAGAGGCATCACGGCTTCTCAAAAATCCTCGTCAG GAGCCTACCACATGGATATCCCTCACAGAGAGTCTCATGATGGAGTTCCCAACTCAAGACTGCTCGAAAATCCTTCAAGATTCGATGAACAAGACAGAAGATGACTACGCATTTGTTAATAAGCAA GGGATTCGAGCTCAAACCAATCAATACGTAGGAGTGTTCCACTTTTCAAAGATATTGATCTCAAGTTGTTACGTTGATC aaatttcgATCAGTTTGATGTCAATTCAACAGGTCTTCATTATAAGTAGAGCTGGAAGTTTGATATACGATTGGGAGGCTAAGTCAGATGTG ACTGAGGTAGAGAGGATATGCGAGTACCCACTCGATAtcattctggaagaaattgacCAGAAGGCGGTAGTGGTTTTCGGAGAAAAGGACGGTGTCAAATTGAG GTACTACGTCACAGGTGTTAATGGCTTTAAAGTCTCTGGAACTAAGTTCTTTTCGAATGGTGTTGAGCACagcattttcaaatatttagaaGATGAGTCGAATTATCCT GTGAGCATACGGTTTTCGCCTCCTTCTGTATCGACGAACGAAAAAATTATCTTGTCATCTATGTTTCATTCCTTGTTCACTATAGCAGTACAGCTGAGCCCAGCTGCTAGGAGCTCAGGAATCGAG ATCATGGAGACAAGTCAGTTCCGTCTTTCTTGCTTGCAAAGCCGGACTG GGGTGAAATTTGTCGTTGTAACAACTCCTTCCACTGGTATTCCTGTTGAATCGCTTCTTAACAAACTCTACGAGTTGTACGCAGATTATGCattaaaaaatcctttttacGCCATTGATATGCCTATCAG GTGCTCCAAGTTTGAAGAAGGGCTCAAATCTCTTCTAGAGCGGGTAGACAAGAACTCAAGTTCG ATGACTGTTGAAAccagtttttcctttctttcgaaaattccCGATCAGTGTGGCTATTTGGTCTTCGCTGATGGTGCAGTTGTAAAG TCCGATGGCGATCTGAGCAATCGAGAAGGCATCATGCACGTTGTCGAGAAGATTGTAGGGGTTCCGAATACAACCATGCTACCGAACACCAAGTTCAATCAACTCACTATTTCCTATCCAGATCATTTCTACACAATTTCACAGAGTGGAAAATATACCTTTGTAGTTAAACGGAAAGTTCATTCGTAG
- a CDS encoding hypothetical protein (NECATOR_CHRIII.G11576.T1), which yields MLFLLWKVIKFLQMTVETSFSFLSKIPDQCGYLVFADGAVVKSDGDLSNREGIMHVVEKIVGVPNTTMLPNTKFNQLTISYPDHFYTISQSGKYTFVVKRKVHS from the exons atgttGTTTCTGCTCTGGAAAGTCATAAAATTTTTACAA ATGACTGTTGAAAccagtttttcctttctttcgaaaattccCGATCAGTGTGGCTATTTGGTCTTCGCTGATGGTGCAGTTGTAAAG TCCGATGGCGATCTGAGCAATCGAGAAGGCATCATGCACGTTGTCGAGAAGATTGTAGGGGTTCCGAATACAACCATGCTACCGAACACCAAGTTCAATCAACTCACTATTTCCTATCCAGATCATTTCTACACAATTTCACAGAGTGGAAAATATACCTTTGTAGTTAAACGGAAAGTTCATTCGTAG
- a CDS encoding hypothetical protein (NECATOR_CHRIII.G11575.T2), with the protein MILLTLFSVSPLPSINVAGADTCPSDGCNSVTHTMAEVGGSYKDSLSQELKDELHAIALKIVADGKGILAADESTGTIGKRLAAVNLENNETNRQKYRQLLFTTPSLGEHISGVILFEETFNQSTDKGERFVDLLIKQGVVPGIKVDLGVVPLTGTIGEGTTQGLDNLAQRAAAFKKGGCGFAKWRCVLTIGPHTPSYLGMLENANVLARYASICQSAGLVPIVEPEVLCDGDHDIHRAQKVTEQVLAFVYKALADHHVYLEGTLLKPNMVTPGQSCPHKATPEEIGLATVTALRRTVPAAVPGVTFLSGGQSELDATANLNAINTVKLLRPWKLTFSYGRALQASVLKAWQGKDENIEAAQKVLLHRAQANGMAALGKYEGEDAAGAAAESLFVAKHAY; encoded by the exons ATGATCTTGCTCACGTTGTTCTCCGTTTCGCCCCTCCCATCAATCAATGTGGCTGGTGCCGATACCTGCCCCTCGGATGGATGTAACAGTGTAACGCACACAATGGCAGAGGTTGGCGGCTCATACAAGGACTCTCTCTCTCAG GAACTGAAAGATGAATTGCATGCGATCGCTTTAAAGATCGTAGCCGATGGAAAGGGTATCCTTGCTGCTGACGAGTCGACTG GAACTATTGGAAAACGTCTCGCTGCCGTCAACCTCGAAAACAACGAGACAAACAGGCAAAAGTATAG GCAGCTGCTTTTCACCACACCTAGCCTTGGAGAGCATATCTCCGGAGTGATCCTTTTCGAAGAAACGTTCAATCAG TCCACTGACAAAGGCGAAAGATTCGTCGATCTTCTCATCAAGCAAGGAGTGGTTCCAGGGATCAAAGTCGATCTAGGTGTTGTTCCTCTTACTGGAACCATTGGTGAGGGCACCACACAAGGACTGGACAATCTAGCGCAGAGAGCAGCTGCTTTTAAGAAG ggAGGATGCGGTTTTGCCAAGTGGCGGTGCGTTTTGACCATCGGACCCCACACTCCCTCGTACCTAGGAATGTTGGAGAACGCCAACGTTCTGGCTAG ATATGCTAGCATCTGCCAGTCTGCAGGTCTTGTTCCTATTGTGGAGCCGGAGGTGTTGTGCGATGGAGACCACGATATTCACAGAGCCCAAAAG GTTACCGAACAAGTGTTGGCTTTCGTCTACAAAGCCCTTGCTGACCATCATGTCTACCTTGAAGGAACACTTCTTAAGCCAAATATGGTCACTCCTGGACAAAGCTGCCCCCACAAG GCCACTCCTGAGGAAATTGGTTTGGCAACCGTCACTGCACTTCGACGCACAGTCCCTGCTGCTGTCCCTGGAGTTACGTTCCTTTCTGGCGGTCAATCTGAACTTGATGCCACTGCAAATCTCAACGCTATCAACACT gtgaaactGCTTAGACCATGGAAGCTGACGTTCTCTTATGGACGTGCTCTTCAAGCATCTGTCTTGAAGGCATGGCAAGGCAAGGACGAAAATATTGAAGCCGCGCAAAAAGTTCTACTACACAGGGCTCAG GCAAATGGAATGGCTGCACTAGGAAAATATGAGGGAGAAGATGCTGCTGGTGCTGCCGCTGAATCTCTTTTCGTTGCAAAACACGCCTACTAA
- a CDS encoding hypothetical protein (NECATOR_CHRIII.G11574.T1) → MTSTNENCEDVAEARERYLRFMGNAAGSNVTVLMHEKTSVNGVLVAMKGDGSHFIVDQLKTPIGIMDSAVLRTADTIMMTLDWNDVNRHH, encoded by the exons ATGACGTCCACAAATGAAAATTGTGAAGACGTTGCTGAAGCTAGAGAACGGTACCTTCGTTTCATGGGAAATGCGGCTGGGAGTAAT GTGACTGTGTTGATGCATGAGAAGACGAGTGTGAACGGCGTGCTGGTGGCGATGAAAGGAGATGGCAGTCATTTTATCGTCGATCAACTCAAAACACCGATTGGTATTATGGATAGCGCAGTGCTGAG AACTGCTGATACAATTATGATGACTTTGGATTGGAATGACGTAAATCGACACCACTGA
- a CDS encoding hypothetical protein (NECATOR_CHRIII.G11575.T1), producing MRSGTAMILLTLFSVSPLPSINVAGADTCPSDGCNSVTHTMAEVGGSYKDSLSQELKDELHAIALKIVADGKGILAADESTGTIGKRLAAVNLENNETNRQKYRQLLFTTPSLGEHISGVILFEETFNQSTDKGERFVDLLIKQGVVPGIKVDLGVVPLTGTIGEGTTQGLDNLAQRAAAFKKGGCGFAKWRCVLTIGPHTPSYLGMLENANVLARYASICQSAGLVPIVEPEVLCDGDHDIHRAQKVTEQVLAFVYKALADHHVYLEGTLLKPNMVTPGQSCPHKATPEEIGLATVTALRRTVPAAVPGVTFLSGGQSELDATANLNAINTVKLLRPWKLTFSYGRALQASVLKAWQGKDENIEAAQKVLLHRAQANGMAALGKYEGEDAAGAAAESLFVAKHAY from the exons ATGAGGAGCGGCACGGCCATGATCTTGCTCACGTTGTTCTCCGTTTCGCCCCTCCCATCAATCAATGTGGCTGGTGCCGATACCTGCCCCTCGGATGGATGTAACAGTGTAACGCACACAATGGCAGAGGTTGGCGGCTCATACAAGGACTCTCTCTCTCAG GAACTGAAAGATGAATTGCATGCGATCGCTTTAAAGATCGTAGCCGATGGAAAGGGTATCCTTGCTGCTGACGAGTCGACTG GAACTATTGGAAAACGTCTCGCTGCCGTCAACCTCGAAAACAACGAGACAAACAGGCAAAAGTATAG GCAGCTGCTTTTCACCACACCTAGCCTTGGAGAGCATATCTCCGGAGTGATCCTTTTCGAAGAAACGTTCAATCAG TCCACTGACAAAGGCGAAAGATTCGTCGATCTTCTCATCAAGCAAGGAGTGGTTCCAGGGATCAAAGTCGATCTAGGTGTTGTTCCTCTTACTGGAACCATTGGTGAGGGCACCACACAAGGACTGGACAATCTAGCGCAGAGAGCAGCTGCTTTTAAGAAG ggAGGATGCGGTTTTGCCAAGTGGCGGTGCGTTTTGACCATCGGACCCCACACTCCCTCGTACCTAGGAATGTTGGAGAACGCCAACGTTCTGGCTAG ATATGCTAGCATCTGCCAGTCTGCAGGTCTTGTTCCTATTGTGGAGCCGGAGGTGTTGTGCGATGGAGACCACGATATTCACAGAGCCCAAAAG GTTACCGAACAAGTGTTGGCTTTCGTCTACAAAGCCCTTGCTGACCATCATGTCTACCTTGAAGGAACACTTCTTAAGCCAAATATGGTCACTCCTGGACAAAGCTGCCCCCACAAG GCCACTCCTGAGGAAATTGGTTTGGCAACCGTCACTGCACTTCGACGCACAGTCCCTGCTGCTGTCCCTGGAGTTACGTTCCTTTCTGGCGGTCAATCTGAACTTGATGCCACTGCAAATCTCAACGCTATCAACACT gtgaaactGCTTAGACCATGGAAGCTGACGTTCTCTTATGGACGTGCTCTTCAAGCATCTGTCTTGAAGGCATGGCAAGGCAAGGACGAAAATATTGAAGCCGCGCAAAAAGTTCTACTACACAGGGCTCAG GCAAATGGAATGGCTGCACTAGGAAAATATGAGGGAGAAGATGCTGCTGGTGCTGCCGCTGAATCTCTTTTCGTTGCAAAACACGCCTACTAA
- a CDS encoding hypothetical protein (NECATOR_CHRIII.G11571.T2) has protein sequence MWVSSRPRTGIRVGGQLIELVDEFGYLACTLRNNGSYEKDIKQRPAKAISAFNFLTKCLWSTKPLTKASSESTYPQPHHDVRIENLGTIILGKSHGRCLYGCLATFGHGLRRPADRLAQRNLRSLSRWSRKKPPGRKRKFWTEVMKEDLRTLGVDGQFRRDVRFRRIWKSDEWIDSVQALAEDWESWAIFEDATCRRRCR, from the exons ATGTGGGTGTcctcgagacctcgaacgggaatcagggtgggcGGACAACTGATCGAACTCGTAGATGAGTTCGGTTACTTGGCCTGTACGCTGAGGAACAACGGCAgttacgagaaagatattaaGCAAAGACCCGCTaaggccatttctgcatttaacttcttaacgaaatgcctgtggtcgactaAACCTCTAACAAAGGCAAGCtccgagtctacctatccgcagcCCCATCACGATGTACGGATTGAAAACTTGGGCACCATCATCTTAGGAAAATCGCACGGTAGATGTCTATACGGTtgtttggctacttttggacATGG TCTgaggagaccagcagatcgccttgcTCAACGAaatctgaggagtttgtctcGTTGGAGCAGGAAGAAACCACCTGGTCgcaaacggaagttctggactgaggtgatGAAAGAGGACCTCAGGACACTGGGGGTTGATGGACAGTTCAGGCgggacgtaaggtttcgcaggatatggaaaagcgacgaatggattgattccgtgcaagctctcgcTGAAGATTGGGAAAGCTGGGCAATATTCGAGGACGCCACATGTCGGCGAAGATGCAGATAA
- a CDS encoding hypothetical protein (NECATOR_CHRIII.G11571.T3), whose amino-acid sequence MIACLHASDGGRDFSIRPLIPSSPPVFPSSSFGYRLEPPTWSEELVNRICRSCSSRFTDSRSIGSSSSACDALQAPKGLIPARELMASMIPLKHGSNDKGGLFTGLPGGHVCPRYAPLDS is encoded by the exons atgatagcgtgtctccacgcgTCAG AcggaggaagagatttcagcattcgTCCGTTAATTCCGTCATCTCCACCAGTTTTTCcatcttcatcttttggatacagactaGAGCCTCCGACTTGGTCGGAGGAACTCGTCAACCGCATATGTCGCTCATGCTCTAGtcgcttcaccgacagccgcTCCATTG GGTcttcatcttccgcttgcgatGCTCTTCAGGCGCCAAAAGGGCTGATCCCTGCACGTGAgttgatggcgtcgatgattcctcttaaacacGGAAGCAATGATAAGGGCGGTCTGTTCACAGGTCTACCAGGCGGTCACGTTTGTCCAAGGTACGCTCCGCTCgattcctag
- a CDS encoding hypothetical protein (NECATOR_CHRIII.G11573.T1), whose product MNRGSTAVFLLVLCTVSEQRLLDCYSEDKIECKCEWKGTHKIVLKNCTRQGGWSSWTEWSFCGRRNTQRRRRRCDSPTPLGKNCEGEHLQSQKCSHSEPVTNASQLKLPEFLWGSWSDWNEWGICLCPGNLRKRTRHCIGWECSGCGVDHGTCERRCVTERWWSDWSEWFSGASKVRHRSWCSLGIDGRSLVTMTINETLPTTPSVKSAWSEWELRPGVAFRYRVPENWILDNGSPNIQHQLIAYNSSTHVSLTFCLYLSTVTMISGFVAQCFVSRMFSLCATRKLRY is encoded by the exons ATGAATCGAGGTTCCACGGCTGTGTTCTTACTTGTGTTGTGTACTGTTTCGGAACAG agactACTCGATTGCTATTCTGAGGATAAAATTGAGTGCAAATGCGAATGGAAAGGAACTCACAAGATTGTG CTGAAAAACTGCACAAGACAAGGAGGCTGGTCCTCGTGGACGGAATGGTCCTTCTGTGGACGGCGGAATACACAACGAAGGAGACGACGATGCGACAGTCCAACACCATTAG GTAAAAATTGCGAAGGGGAGCACTTACAGTCGCAAAAGTGCAGCCATAGCGAGCCGGTAACGAACGCTTCGCAACTGAAGCTACCAGAATTTCTGTGGGGTTCATGGAGCGACTGGAATGAATGGGGGATCTGTTTATGTCCAGGCAACTTACGCAAAAG AACTCGCCACTGTATTGGTTGGGAGTGTTCTGGATGCGGTGTCGACCATGGAACATGTGAACGACGCTGTGTAACTGAGCGATGGTGGAGTGACTGGAGCGAATGGTTCAGCG GGGCCTCCAAGGTTCGTCATCGTTCCTGGTGTTCGCTTGGAATTGATGGCAGATCTCTCGTCACAATGACCATCAACGAAACTCTCCCCACAACACCTTCGG TGAAGTCAGCATGGAGCGAGTGGGAACTTCGGCCTGGTGTTGCCTTCCGCTACAGAGTTCCGGAAAATTGGATTTTGGACAATGGCTCTCCCAATATTCAGCACCAGCTGATAGCTTATAATTCATCGACTCATGTCTCTTTAACGTTCTGCTTGTATTTGAGCACTGTCACGATGATATCAGGCTTTGTCGCTCAGTGCTTCGTCTCTAGAATGTTCTCCTTATGTGCAACTAGGAAGCTAAGGTATTGA
- a CDS encoding hypothetical protein (NECATOR_CHRIII.G11572.T1) has protein sequence MYWTAAPFPMYGNFSLYNSALTYASETWAFRKQEENAASVIGRAIERVMLGVSRFTQVRDGIRSSLLRQRSKIRDAPAFAKESKIRWAEHVMRFNDNRWIRAVSDWVQRDIKHTTGRPPTRWSDFFTKSFKEKYDALRVPRERRNHWATLARDRDKWKNYWRPLDQFEDQRESR, from the coding sequence ATGTACTGGACGGCAGCACCTTTTCCAATGTATGGGAATTTTTCGCTATATAACagtgctttgacctatgcttcggaaacctgggcatttcgcaagcaggaagaaaacgcggcgAGCGTCATTggacgcgcaattgagagagtgatgctaggagtatcccgtttcacgcaagtgagggatgggattcgaagttctctcctacgtcagcgatcgaagattagagacgcccccgcgtttgccaaggaaagtaaaataaggtgggccgaacacgtgatgcgctttaacgacaaccgttggatcagagccgtgagcgactgggttcaacgcgatattaagcacactacaggaagaccgccgacccgatggtcagatttcttcacgaagtcctttaaagaaaagtatgatgctcttcgtgtcccacgcgaaaggaggaaccactgggctactctggcacgcgaccgggacaaatggaagaattactggcgcccgctcgaccagttcgaagatcaacgggagtcaaggtga